Proteins co-encoded in one Flavobacteriaceae bacterium MAR_2009_75 genomic window:
- a CDS encoding MORN repeat protein, with protein sequence MLRRLFFAILTIFFLGSFSEQNGTYQKEYYDNGKLKSEGWTKNGIKADYWKFYHPNGKLSEEGHFQSNKRTKYWHFYDRAGKHVQEGHYQKGAKTGWWLFYDSNGKVNHKCQLKNGKKNGYCLKYLDEQLTSAEKYQNGKKVKEWFSFASFKRENNLSDLN encoded by the coding sequence ATGCTCCGTAGACTGTTTTTTGCCATTTTGACTATTTTTTTTCTTGGAAGCTTTTCCGAACAGAATGGCACGTACCAAAAAGAGTATTACGATAACGGAAAGCTTAAGTCTGAAGGTTGGACCAAAAATGGAATCAAAGCCGATTATTGGAAATTCTACCATCCTAATGGAAAATTATCCGAAGAAGGGCACTTTCAAAGTAATAAGCGCACCAAATATTGGCACTTTTATGACCGAGCCGGAAAACATGTACAAGAGGGGCACTATCAAAAAGGAGCAAAAACAGGTTGGTGGCTTTTTTACGACTCTAACGGAAAGGTGAACCATAAATGTCAATTGAAGAACGGAAAGAAAAATGGATATTGCCTAAAGTACCTTGATGAACAACTTACCTCTGCGGAAAAGTATCAAAATGGAAAAAAAGTCAAAGAATGGTTTAGTTTTGCCAGCTTTAAGCGAGAAAATAATTTATCAGACTTAAATTAA
- a CDS encoding acetyltransferase (GNAT) family protein gives MKILIANESHFKYATIISDTITESAKVRGTGIAKRTPEYIQKRLQNGNAVIALDGDKFAGFCYIEVWGHEKFVANSGLIVHPDYRNQGLAKKIKNRIFQLSREKFPNAKIFGITTGLAVMKMNYELGYKPVTFSELTDDPEFWKGCQTCKNFDVLTRTEQKMCLCTGMLYDPESKTKTEEKSKPNRKGFERLKSIKESLFLKKNSK, from the coding sequence ATGAAAATTTTAATTGCTAACGAATCACATTTCAAATACGCTACCATAATAAGCGATACCATAACCGAATCTGCAAAGGTTCGAGGTACCGGTATTGCCAAACGAACTCCTGAGTATATTCAGAAACGTTTACAAAATGGTAACGCGGTCATTGCCTTAGATGGCGATAAGTTCGCAGGCTTCTGCTATATAGAAGTTTGGGGGCATGAAAAATTCGTTGCAAACTCTGGTCTTATTGTTCACCCTGACTATAGAAATCAAGGTTTGGCCAAAAAGATTAAAAATAGAATCTTTCAACTCTCGAGAGAGAAATTTCCTAATGCCAAAATTTTCGGAATCACTACTGGTTTGGCCGTAATGAAGATGAACTATGAACTCGGTTACAAACCGGTCACTTTTTCAGAATTGACCGATGACCCCGAATTCTGGAAAGGCTGCCAAACCTGTAAAAACTTTGACGTACTTACGCGTACAGAACAAAAAATGTGTCTCTGTACGGGCATGCTCTACGACCCAGAATCGAAAACCAAAACAGAAGAAAAAAGCAAACCCAACCGCAAAGGGTTTGAAAGATTAAAGAGTATTAAAGAAAGCTTGTTCTTAAAGAAAAATTCAAAATGA
- a CDS encoding N-acetyl-gamma-glutamyl-phosphate reductase: MIKTGIIGGSGYTGGELIRILLNHPDAEIDFVFSTTRAGKKVTTAHPDLLGTTDMQFTGVVNPDVDVVFLCLGHGNSSKFLQENKFSETTKIIDLSNDFRLKKDAVFEGKQFIYGLAELKKEEIQQAHHIANPGCFATAIQLGLLPLAKANLLGKDVHINAVTGSTGAGVSPSATSHFSWRNNNVSWYKPFTHQHLGEINESLNSLQAETGELMFLPNRGNFTRGILATAYTKFGGTISEAVELFKDFYKDALFTQIADEPIHLKQVVNTNQCHVHLHKHNDTLLVTSAIDNLLKGASGQAVQNMNLMFGFDEKAGLALKAGVF; encoded by the coding sequence ATGATTAAAACTGGTATCATAGGAGGTTCGGGGTATACGGGTGGCGAACTGATTCGAATTCTTTTAAACCACCCAGACGCTGAAATAGATTTTGTCTTTAGCACCACACGGGCCGGTAAAAAGGTTACGACCGCGCACCCTGATTTGTTGGGCACCACCGACATGCAATTTACGGGTGTCGTAAACCCTGATGTAGATGTGGTGTTTCTATGTTTGGGACATGGCAACTCTTCTAAATTTCTGCAAGAGAACAAATTTTCCGAAACTACTAAAATCATTGACCTTAGCAATGATTTTAGGCTCAAAAAAGATGCTGTTTTCGAGGGAAAACAATTTATCTACGGGCTAGCGGAACTTAAAAAAGAAGAGATTCAACAAGCCCACCATATTGCCAATCCGGGTTGTTTTGCAACGGCCATACAATTAGGTCTTTTGCCCTTGGCAAAGGCAAACCTTTTGGGCAAAGACGTACATATTAATGCGGTTACTGGAAGTACCGGAGCAGGTGTGAGTCCGTCGGCAACATCCCATTTTAGCTGGCGAAACAATAACGTAAGTTGGTACAAACCCTTTACACATCAGCACTTAGGAGAAATCAATGAAAGTTTAAATTCGCTTCAAGCCGAAACCGGTGAGTTAATGTTTCTACCGAATAGAGGTAACTTTACAAGAGGTATTCTTGCCACGGCATACACCAAATTCGGGGGCACGATTTCTGAAGCCGTGGAGCTTTTCAAAGATTTTTATAAAGATGCCCTGTTTACGCAAATAGCAGATGAGCCGATTCACCTGAAACAGGTGGTAAATACGAATCAGTGCCATGTGCATTTACATAAACACAACGATACCTTGTTGGTTACCTCTGCTATTGACAACCTCTTAAAAGGTGCGTCTGGCCAAGCCGTACAGAATAT
- a CDS encoding 4Fe-4S binding protein, whose product MSTYDRSMALTGEPPKALNLQQKLATFIGVIGLGILTLAVFNVNFPNKALWLTISLVAISAGIVWFSVAAYAQKHKGIKNDGVMFKSISSRGFWGWIAGILLTGFYIVLYFYPQYLGLVKEGDNTGVIALFDPLSKLLSGNPASQWFVYGTLYTIAILAFGIKFLWKYRHNSYEKIRTLSVMFFQTSFAFLIPEFMARLNSDTFSLPYYDLKNIWPLNYYNFERYRVNSFIDAGDIGLALLIFGILSIFVITPILTYKYGKRWYCSWVCGCGGLAETAGDPFRHLSDKSQFAWKVERWVVHSVVVFVTLMTTAVIYSYLGDDTSKYWLTKTSFLISVAVILTLVFAWVMIYKREQLQKDAQYGAVGYFVTIMALVGFHFFSGDGNVFLFKAETLRTTYAFLIGSIFSGVIGTGFYPIFGNRVWCRFGCPMAAILGFQQRLFSKFRITTNGGQCISCGNCSTYCEMGIDVRAYAQKGANIVRSSCVGCGICSAVCPRGVLKLENGPLEGRIDSKEVLLGNDVDLMDLINNK is encoded by the coding sequence ATGAGCACTTACGACAGAAGCATGGCCCTTACCGGTGAACCACCAAAAGCATTGAATCTACAACAAAAATTGGCGACTTTTATTGGCGTTATAGGGTTGGGCATTCTAACCCTCGCCGTGTTCAACGTCAATTTTCCGAACAAAGCACTTTGGTTAACTATTTCTTTGGTGGCAATTTCTGCGGGTATAGTGTGGTTTTCCGTTGCTGCATATGCTCAAAAGCATAAGGGCATAAAAAATGATGGCGTCATGTTCAAGTCTATCTCAAGCCGCGGATTTTGGGGCTGGATCGCAGGTATTCTTCTCACTGGGTTTTATATTGTATTATATTTTTATCCGCAGTATTTAGGTCTTGTAAAAGAGGGTGACAATACAGGCGTTATTGCACTCTTCGACCCCTTAAGCAAATTATTGAGTGGTAACCCCGCAAGCCAATGGTTTGTTTACGGCACCTTGTATACCATAGCTATTCTGGCCTTTGGCATCAAATTTCTATGGAAATATCGTCATAACTCATACGAGAAAATACGAACGTTGAGCGTTATGTTCTTTCAGACCTCCTTCGCGTTTTTAATTCCAGAGTTTATGGCCCGGCTAAACAGCGATACGTTTTCACTGCCCTATTACGACCTAAAAAACATATGGCCCCTGAACTATTATAACTTTGAGCGCTACCGCGTAAATAGTTTCATCGATGCCGGCGATATTGGTCTGGCTTTGTTGATTTTCGGTATTCTATCCATATTTGTAATCACTCCCATTCTCACTTATAAATACGGTAAACGCTGGTACTGCTCTTGGGTCTGCGGTTGCGGTGGCCTAGCCGAAACGGCGGGCGATCCCTTTCGTCATTTGAGCGACAAAAGCCAGTTCGCATGGAAAGTCGAGCGTTGGGTAGTGCATAGTGTAGTGGTTTTTGTAACACTCATGACGACCGCTGTAATTTATTCATATCTGGGTGATGACACAAGCAAATATTGGCTGACAAAAACTTCGTTTCTCATAAGTGTTGCAGTTATTCTGACCTTAGTTTTCGCTTGGGTCATGATTTATAAAAGAGAACAATTGCAAAAAGACGCCCAATACGGGGCCGTAGGCTATTTTGTAACAATCATGGCCTTGGTAGGGTTTCACTTTTTCAGTGGAGACGGCAACGTATTTCTGTTCAAGGCCGAAACGCTCAGAACAACATATGCTTTTCTTATAGGTAGCATCTTTTCGGGGGTTATAGGTACGGGGTTCTACCCTATTTTCGGCAATCGGGTCTGGTGCCGATTTGGTTGCCCTATGGCTGCCATATTAGGTTTTCAACAGCGACTGTTCTCAAAGTTTCGTATTACTACTAATGGTGGTCAGTGTATTTCATGCGGAAATTGCTCGACCTATTGTGAAATGGGTATCGATGTACGTGCTTACGCCCAAAAAGGGGCGAATATTGTTCGGTCTAGCTGTGTCGGATGCGGAATTTGTTCTGCCGTTTGCCCACGCGGTGTTCTGAAATTGGAAAATGGGCCTTTAGAGGGAAGAATAGATAGTAAAGAGGTCTTATTGGGCAATGATGTCGATTTGATGGATCTCATTAATAACAAGTAA
- a CDS encoding argininosuccinate synthase: protein MKKLVLAYSGGLDTSYCAKYLSKEKGYDVHAVSVNTGGFSKEEISEIEEKSLQLGASSYTSIDAVQTFYDKVVKYLIFGNVLKNNTYPLSVSAERIVQAIEIVNYAKKIGAEYIAHGSTGAGNDQVRFDMIFQIIAPEIEIITPIRDNKLAREEEIEYLKENGVDYPWEKAKYSINRGLWGTSVGGDETLTSEKPLPDSAYPSQLQEKEPQQIKLTFERGELVAIDDKKDAPVNNIIKLDALASKYAIGRDIHVGDTIIGIKGRVGFEAPASLIIIKAHHLLEKHTLTKWQQFQKEQQGNFYGMLLHEGNYLDAVMRNIEVFLTETQKTVSGDVFVGLYPFQYRLNGISSKHDLMNASFGSYGEMNKGWTADDAKGFIKILSNSGKIYNHVNPSDD from the coding sequence ATGAAAAAATTAGTTTTAGCCTATAGTGGCGGATTAGACACCTCGTATTGTGCCAAATATTTATCAAAAGAAAAAGGCTACGATGTACATGCCGTAAGTGTAAATACCGGTGGCTTTTCTAAAGAAGAAATATCAGAAATTGAAGAGAAGTCGCTACAATTGGGCGCTAGTTCTTACACCTCTATTGACGCTGTTCAAACCTTTTATGACAAGGTTGTAAAGTACCTGATTTTCGGCAACGTACTTAAAAACAATACGTACCCCCTATCGGTCAGTGCCGAAAGAATAGTACAGGCCATCGAAATCGTAAATTACGCAAAGAAGATAGGCGCTGAATACATCGCTCACGGTAGTACCGGTGCCGGCAATGACCAAGTAAGGTTCGATATGATTTTTCAGATTATCGCTCCGGAAATTGAAATCATCACTCCGATTAGAGATAATAAACTTGCGCGAGAAGAAGAAATTGAATATTTAAAAGAAAATGGGGTCGATTACCCATGGGAGAAAGCCAAGTATTCTATAAACCGTGGACTTTGGGGAACTTCCGTTGGTGGTGATGAAACCCTAACATCAGAAAAACCATTACCTGATTCGGCCTACCCAAGTCAATTACAAGAAAAAGAACCTCAACAAATAAAATTAACTTTCGAAAGAGGGGAGTTGGTTGCAATCGACGACAAAAAAGACGCTCCTGTAAATAACATTATCAAGCTTGATGCCCTGGCATCTAAATATGCTATCGGACGAGATATTCATGTAGGAGATACAATTATCGGCATCAAAGGTAGAGTAGGCTTTGAAGCACCAGCTTCCTTGATTATCATTAAAGCCCACCATTTACTGGAGAAACACACCTTGACCAAATGGCAACAGTTTCAAAAAGAACAGCAAGGTAATTTTTATGGTATGTTATTGCATGAAGGCAATTATCTAGATGCGGTGATGCGTAATATCGAAGTCTTTTTGACCGAAACCCAAAAAACGGTTTCGGGTGATGTCTTCGTAGGCTTGTACCCATTTCAATATCGATTGAACGGTATTTCATCTAAACATGATTTGATGAATGCCTCTTTTGGCAGCTACGGTGAGATGAACAAAGGTTGGACGGCAGACGACGCCAAAGGCTTTATAAAAATACTTTCCAATTCAGGAAAAATATACAACCACGTAAACCCCAGCGATGATTAA
- a CDS encoding pyridine nucleotide-disulfide oxidoreductase: MDKIVIIGNGIAGVTAARHIRKLSNKQIVIVSAETDYFFSRTALMYVYMGHMKFDHIKPYEDWFWEKNRIDLINDYVTSVDHQGKRLILQNGEDVTYDKLILATGSKPNKFGWPGQDLEGVQGLVSKQDLDLLEKNAPNNKVCKRAVVVGGGLIGIELCEMLRSREIPVTFLVREKSFWNGVLPDGESEMINEHILEHHIDLRLGVNLDEILSDEKGKVRAITIKETGEEIACDIVGLSTGVTPNIDFLKDSGIELNKGIKVNRFLETNIEDIYAIGDCAEQHEAIGNRRPVEAVWYTGRMMGETLAQTICGKKREYNPGHWFNSAKFLDIEYQTYGWVFSTNGKKEHESHFHWRHETEKICITLSYHTDSGKFLGINTFGIRMRHEVFDQWLTDERQADYVIEHLKDANFDPEFYAQYESDIVSKYNLEMNKNIQLKKKSWKRILSLGA; the protein is encoded by the coding sequence GTAATTATTGGAAATGGGATCGCCGGTGTTACGGCAGCCCGGCACATTAGAAAACTATCGAACAAGCAGATAGTTATTGTCAGTGCAGAAACCGATTACTTTTTTTCACGTACAGCTCTCATGTACGTTTACATGGGCCATATGAAGTTCGACCATATTAAACCTTACGAAGATTGGTTCTGGGAAAAAAACAGAATTGACCTAATCAACGATTACGTTACAAGCGTCGACCATCAGGGTAAAAGATTGATTCTTCAGAATGGAGAAGATGTGACCTATGACAAGCTGATTTTAGCCACCGGATCAAAACCGAACAAATTTGGGTGGCCGGGTCAAGATTTAGAAGGAGTGCAGGGGCTGGTCTCAAAACAGGATCTAGACTTGCTTGAAAAAAATGCCCCTAATAACAAGGTATGTAAACGTGCCGTGGTCGTGGGAGGCGGTTTAATCGGCATCGAACTATGCGAAATGCTAAGAAGCAGAGAAATACCCGTGACCTTTTTGGTGCGTGAAAAAAGCTTTTGGAACGGGGTTCTACCGGATGGTGAATCTGAAATGATCAATGAACATATTTTAGAGCATCATATCGACTTGCGCCTCGGCGTTAACTTAGATGAAATTTTATCCGATGAAAAAGGAAAGGTAAGGGCAATTACCATAAAAGAAACAGGCGAAGAAATAGCTTGTGATATCGTCGGACTTTCAACCGGTGTGACTCCAAATATTGATTTTCTGAAAGATTCAGGTATAGAATTGAATAAAGGCATTAAAGTTAATCGCTTTCTAGAAACGAACATTGAAGATATTTACGCGATTGGCGATTGCGCCGAACAGCACGAGGCCATTGGTAATCGCAGACCCGTGGAAGCCGTATGGTACACAGGCCGCATGATGGGTGAGACACTTGCCCAGACTATATGTGGTAAAAAGCGCGAGTACAATCCTGGGCATTGGTTCAATTCCGCCAAATTTCTTGATATCGAATACCAAACCTATGGTTGGGTTTTTAGTACAAATGGAAAAAAAGAGCATGAATCACATTTTCATTGGAGACACGAAACGGAGAAAATCTGTATAACGCTCTCTTATCATACCGATTCCGGTAAATTTCTAGGCATCAACACCTTTGGCATTCGTATGAGACATGAGGTTTTTGACCAATGGCTTACTGATGAGCGACAAGCCGATTATGTTATCGAGCATCTAAAAGACGCCAACTTTGACCCTGAATTCTATGCCCAATATGAATCGGATATTGTGAGCAAATACAATTTGGAAATGAATAAAAACATTCAACTCAAGAAAAAAAGTTGGAAACGTATTTTAAGCCTCGGAGCATAA
- a CDS encoding cellulose synthase/poly-beta-1,6-N-acetylglucosamine synthase-like glycosyltransferase yields MGLLISYIILAIYSIALLLIFFYSLAQLNLLVNYLGYKRRNQTAPKFNLLDPKEIPFVTIQLPVYNEEYVMERLLENISKIEYPKSKLEIQVLDDSTDDSVIETAARVKALQQTGLDIQHICRENRKGFKAGALKEGLEIAKGEFIAIFDADFMPSGDWLKKTVIYFKDPEIGVVQTRWGHINREYSTLTRIQAFALDAHFTLEQVGRNAKGHFINFNGTAGIWRKKCIIDAGNWEGDTLTEDLDLSYRAQLKNWKFKYLEDVETPAELPVVISAARSQQFRWNKGGAENFRKSVLSVITAKNISFKTKFHGVMHLLNSSMFLCVFLVSILSIPAMYIKALYPQFDMVFNLLSFFVLSTIILFVCYWFTYKSIQGSSFDNFVDYIKIFFTFFSVALGFSLHNSIAVLEGHMGKRSEFVRTPKFNLNNLTDSWKGNKYLTKKLSPNMILEAALMIYFLFGMYSAIPLNDFGLFPFHFMLFLGFGFVFTKSLTARA; encoded by the coding sequence ATGGGATTATTAATCTCTTATATCATCTTGGCCATATATAGTATAGCGCTATTATTGATATTTTTTTACAGTCTTGCGCAGTTGAATCTACTGGTCAATTACTTAGGCTATAAAAGGCGAAACCAGACCGCTCCGAAATTCAACCTTCTCGACCCCAAAGAAATTCCTTTTGTTACCATTCAGCTTCCTGTTTACAATGAGGAATATGTGATGGAACGTCTCTTAGAGAACATTTCTAAAATAGAATATCCCAAGAGCAAACTTGAAATACAGGTACTTGATGATTCTACCGACGATTCGGTAATCGAAACCGCCGCTCGAGTAAAAGCCCTGCAACAGACCGGGCTCGATATTCAACACATCTGTAGGGAGAATCGTAAAGGTTTCAAAGCAGGTGCACTTAAAGAGGGCCTCGAAATTGCAAAGGGTGAATTTATAGCCATTTTCGATGCCGATTTTATGCCATCGGGCGATTGGTTAAAGAAGACCGTAATTTATTTCAAAGACCCTGAAATTGGGGTCGTTCAAACACGATGGGGCCATATTAACCGAGAATACTCGACCTTGACCCGTATACAGGCATTTGCCCTTGATGCGCATTTTACTTTAGAACAAGTAGGCAGAAATGCCAAGGGGCACTTCATTAATTTCAACGGTACTGCAGGCATCTGGCGCAAGAAATGTATTATTGATGCAGGCAATTGGGAGGGTGATACTCTTACCGAAGACTTAGATCTAAGTTACAGGGCACAACTGAAAAACTGGAAATTCAAATATTTGGAGGATGTCGAAACCCCAGCTGAGCTTCCCGTAGTAATAAGTGCAGCTCGTTCACAACAATTCAGATGGAATAAAGGCGGAGCGGAAAACTTTAGAAAATCGGTATTGAGCGTGATCACCGCAAAAAACATTTCGTTCAAAACTAAGTTTCACGGTGTAATGCATCTGTTGAACAGCTCTATGTTTTTATGTGTATTCTTAGTCTCTATTCTGAGCATACCTGCGATGTATATAAAAGCTCTTTATCCACAATTCGACATGGTATTTAACCTGCTCAGCTTTTTTGTTCTGAGCACCATCATTTTATTTGTATGCTATTGGTTTACCTATAAAAGTATTCAGGGCAGTAGTTTTGACAATTTTGTCGATTATATCAAAATATTCTTCACCTTCTTTTCGGTAGCACTCGGTTTTTCACTTCATAATTCGATTGCGGTTCTAGAGGGTCATATGGGCAAGCGCAGCGAATTTGTTCGAACCCCTAAATTCAACCTCAACAATCTTACCGATTCTTGGAAAGGCAATAAATATTTGACGAAAAAGCTTTCACCGAATATGATTTTAGAGGCCGCGCTGATGATTTATTTTCTTTTTGGCATGTACAGCGCTATTCCCCTGAATGACTTCGGCTTATTTCCATTTCATTTTATGTTGTTCTTAGGTTTTGGGTTTGTTTTCACTAAATCACTTACGGCCAGGGCTTAG
- a CDS encoding glycosyltransferase involved in cell wall biosynthesis — protein MPNQLNKLPDIKVIIPAFNEAESIAEVIKEIPDSVSEIVVVNNNSSDKTVENATAAGATVLSENRKGYGHACLKGMDYISKQSKAPDILVFLDGDYSDYPEELDKLTAPIIKGDFDFVIGARVKRLREEGSMTPQQIFGNWLATFLMKVMFGATFTDLGPFRAIRYDKLLLLNMEDKTYGWTVEMQLKALKKKLAYTEVPVRYKKRIGVSKVSGTVKGSIFAGIKILGWIFKYSIK, from the coding sequence ATGCCGAACCAACTTAACAAGTTGCCCGATATCAAGGTAATTATACCTGCCTTTAACGAAGCGGAATCTATTGCCGAGGTCATTAAAGAGATTCCTGATTCGGTATCTGAAATTGTGGTGGTCAACAATAATTCTTCTGACAAAACTGTCGAAAATGCGACGGCCGCTGGGGCAACGGTATTGTCAGAAAACAGAAAGGGCTACGGCCATGCCTGCCTAAAGGGAATGGATTATATATCGAAACAATCCAAAGCACCCGATATTCTCGTATTTCTCGATGGAGACTATTCAGACTATCCCGAAGAGCTAGACAAATTAACGGCACCAATTATCAAAGGTGATTTTGATTTTGTAATAGGAGCACGTGTAAAGCGACTAAGGGAAGAAGGGAGTATGACTCCGCAGCAAATTTTCGGCAATTGGTTGGCCACATTTTTAATGAAGGTTATGTTTGGGGCAACATTTACCGATTTAGGCCCGTTTAGGGCCATAAGGTATGATAAGTTGCTCTTACTGAACATGGAGGATAAAACCTATGGGTGGACGGTGGAAATGCAATTAAAGGCTCTGAAAAAAAAATTAGCATATACCGAAGTACCAGTACGTTACAAAAAAAGAATTGGAGTGTCTAAAGTTTCAGGAACCGTAAAAGGTAGTATATTTGCAGGCATAAAAATTCTAGGTTGGATTTTTAAATACAGCATAAAATAA